From a region of the Candidatus Rhabdochlamydia porcellionis genome:
- the dapF gene encoding diaminopimelate epimerase, with the protein MIFTKYHGIGNDFILIDQRKSPIEESAFFAQIPRICDRNLGVGADGVLLLENSKCADLKMRIFNSDGSEADMCGNGIRCVADYEIAHKPKVEIETRGGVFTCWRKKGQIGVDLKQPLICHWPIKIYEWDVYVIKVGVPHAVVFLSSFDQVNLIKTAQEIRSIFISEGINVNFASFLNRQLVVRTYERGVKNETISCGTGFAAVAFVASKIYNLPQPILIASASDKVSKLMKFFISTKGNIQMLAEACQVFSGSLKLG; encoded by the coding sequence GTGATTTTTACTAAATACCATGGAATTGGGAACGATTTTATATTGATCGATCAGAGAAAATCCCCTATAGAGGAGAGTGCTTTTTTTGCTCAAATACCCAGGATCTGTGATAGGAATTTGGGAGTAGGAGCAGATGGAGTGCTCTTGCTTGAAAACTCTAAATGCGCTGATCTAAAAATGCGCATTTTCAATAGCGATGGTAGTGAAGCTGATATGTGTGGCAATGGGATTAGGTGTGTTGCTGATTATGAGATTGCGCACAAACCTAAAGTTGAAATCGAAACAAGAGGTGGTGTATTTACCTGCTGGCGTAAAAAAGGCCAAATAGGGGTTGATCTAAAGCAACCCTTAATCTGTCATTGGCCGATTAAAATCTATGAATGGGATGTCTATGTAATTAAAGTTGGTGTTCCTCACGCTGTTGTTTTTTTGTCCTCATTTGATCAAGTGAATCTCATAAAAACAGCTCAAGAGATTCGATCTATCTTTATTTCTGAAGGAATAAATGTAAATTTTGCAAGCTTTTTAAATAGACAGCTTGTTGTTCGTACTTATGAAAGAGGAGTAAAAAATGAAACCATTTCTTGTGGTACAGGTTTTGCTGCTGTTGCATTTGTTGCGAGTAAGATTTATAACCTCCCACAGCCTATTTTGATAGCGAGTGCTTCTGATAAGGTGTCTAAACTAATGAAGTTCTTTATTTCTACTAAAGGAAATATACAAATGTTAGCGGAAGCTTGCCAAGTATTTTCAGGCAGTTTGAAATTAGGTTAA
- a CDS encoding glycine hydroxymethyltransferase yields the protein MSYLENYFNRVPRELRKSSAIAFMAAFDHLKANNPFVVEKMIQELRDQRCFLKLIASENYCSEAVQLAMGNWLTDKYAEGYPYHRFYAGCDNIDAIEAACVNEAKTLFQCEHAYVQPHSGSDANLVAFWAILVARIQSRQVEILGKKNINDLSNEEYEQVRQLLINQKVLGMSLNSGGHLTHGYRHNISAKMMQAFFYEVDSNTYLLDYKKISEIAKREKPAILIAGYSAYSRKINFAKMREIADSVGAVLLVDMAHFAGLVAGKVMVGEYNPIPYAQIITSTTHKTLRGPRGGIILCQKEFKEVVDKGCPITLGGPLPHVIAAKAVAFKEANTSSFCAYAEQIVKNAQALANKLMHHGIHVLTEGTENHLMVFEVSSSFGLTGLQAENALRQAYFTVNRNSIPFDKNGPWFTSGIRIGTAALTTLGMKEQEMIQIADWIYLLLKAAKPAKAEKGNSRSLVEIDSSILKEIQKHISALLKRFPLYPDLIFD from the coding sequence ATGTCTTATTTAGAAAACTATTTTAATAGAGTTCCTCGTGAGCTAAGAAAAAGCAGCGCAATTGCTTTTATGGCAGCTTTTGATCATTTGAAGGCAAATAATCCCTTTGTTGTAGAAAAAATGATTCAAGAGCTCCGCGATCAGCGTTGCTTTTTAAAACTAATTGCCTCTGAAAACTATTGTTCTGAAGCTGTGCAGTTAGCCATGGGAAACTGGCTTACTGATAAATATGCAGAAGGGTATCCTTATCATCGATTTTATGCAGGATGTGACAATATTGATGCTATTGAGGCTGCTTGCGTTAATGAAGCAAAAACCCTATTTCAATGCGAACATGCCTATGTGCAACCTCATTCAGGGTCAGATGCTAATCTTGTAGCTTTTTGGGCAATTTTGGTAGCGCGCATTCAAAGTAGGCAAGTAGAGATATTAGGTAAAAAAAACATTAATGATCTTTCTAATGAGGAGTATGAGCAAGTACGCCAGCTCCTTATTAATCAAAAAGTATTGGGGATGTCTCTTAACTCCGGAGGACACCTAACCCATGGGTATCGACATAACATTTCTGCTAAAATGATGCAGGCTTTTTTCTATGAGGTAGATTCTAATACCTATTTATTGGACTATAAAAAAATTAGTGAGATCGCAAAACGGGAAAAACCTGCTATTTTGATTGCTGGCTATTCAGCCTATTCACGGAAAATTAACTTTGCTAAAATGCGCGAAATAGCAGACAGTGTAGGAGCTGTTTTGCTTGTGGATATGGCACATTTTGCAGGCCTTGTTGCTGGAAAGGTCATGGTAGGAGAGTATAACCCTATACCTTATGCACAGATCATTACTTCAACAACCCATAAAACTCTAAGAGGGCCTAGAGGGGGAATTATCCTTTGTCAAAAAGAGTTTAAAGAAGTGGTTGATAAAGGGTGTCCGATTACTTTAGGAGGACCTCTTCCTCATGTCATTGCTGCCAAAGCTGTTGCTTTTAAAGAAGCAAATACATCCTCTTTTTGTGCCTATGCAGAACAAATAGTGAAAAATGCTCAAGCGTTAGCAAATAAATTAATGCATCATGGGATTCATGTTCTTACCGAGGGAACAGAAAACCATCTGATGGTTTTTGAGGTTTCATCCTCTTTTGGTTTGACTGGATTGCAAGCTGAAAATGCTCTTAGACAAGCATATTTTACAGTGAATCGCAATAGTATACCATTTGATAAAAATGGGCCTTGGTTTACTTCAGGTATACGTATAGGGACAGCTGCTTTAACTACTTTAGGAATGAAAGAGCAGGAGATGATACAAATAGCAGATTGGATTTATCTATTGCTTAAAGCTGCAAAACCTGCTAAAGCAGAAAAAGGAAATAGCCGTTCTTTAGTAGAAATTGATTCTTCTATTCTCAAGGAGATTCAAAAACACATAAGCGCTTTATTAAAACGGTTCCCTCTATATCCAGATTTGATCTTTGATTGA
- a CDS encoding GNAT family N-acetyltransferase: MWKNTIQTKRLILRPWKKKDLEPFAKLNQDPRVMKHFPSVKGYKESQEEYHRIIEDFKKQGFGLWAVSIIGGADFIGFIGLNRVKFAAHFTPAIEIGWRLMADFWGKGYATEGAMACLKYGFETLHLNEILSFTTLTNKRSIAVMKRIGMSHDPKDDFDHPKLPEGHPLRRHVLYRLRVKGKYGKNLSPSTI, encoded by the coding sequence ATGTGGAAAAATACAATCCAAACAAAGAGACTTATTTTACGACCTTGGAAAAAAAAAGATCTTGAACCCTTTGCCAAGCTTAATCAAGATCCACGAGTCATGAAACATTTTCCCTCTGTAAAAGGCTACAAAGAGAGTCAAGAAGAATATCATCGGATTATAGAAGATTTTAAAAAACAGGGGTTTGGGCTCTGGGCGGTTTCTATAATAGGAGGGGCTGATTTTATCGGTTTTATTGGTTTAAATCGTGTGAAGTTCGCAGCGCATTTTACACCAGCTATTGAAATAGGTTGGAGACTAATGGCAGATTTTTGGGGTAAAGGCTATGCAACAGAAGGAGCCATGGCTTGTTTGAAATATGGATTTGAGACATTGCATCTTAATGAAATCCTCAGTTTTACAACACTTACAAACAAGCGCTCTATAGCTGTTATGAAAAGAATAGGGATGTCACATGACCCAAAAGATGATTTTGACCATCCAAAATTACCAGAAGGTCATCCCTTAAGAAGACATGTTTTATATCGGCTAAGAGTCAAAGGTAAATATGGAAAAAACTTAAGTCCATCTACTATATAG
- a CDS encoding CPn0927/CPn0928 family alpha/beta hydrolase fold protein, translating into MSIQSISFPKVSTCQQPHSNFFKDVLHGDKAFYKQSDYLDATRRDFAQNKPLPVNYIWNTEDKTRRIAKQILSIIIFPIGIYQLLHALAGKVALLPASNSLIMALAYFFLNDFSESSVIYLIKNFANIVRSKVFLESEWKYKRITVEVDGYKIDAVIMGKESTLNNLRWTLVSIGNGELYEATLCEGHDLKCLLHQINSNAIVFNYPGVGASSGLPNRQAMAKAYRAMLTLLEDQQKGIGAKEIIGYGHSIGGGVQGDALKTHELKKDIKYVFVKSRTFSDLSTAASAITIRPLGFLVKMLGWNMGSVESSKKIQVPEIIMQTNFDKLKLGFNSKIFIQKAGSKYHIDLKKAQKLSCTSSSLDDLIKDDDGVIPASASLAKVLLKDKEWSPRENQIFIGIRESHNDPLIDPSFLTEQIEALLV; encoded by the coding sequence ATGAGTATACAATCCATATCTTTTCCAAAAGTTTCAACTTGTCAGCAACCCCATTCAAACTTCTTTAAGGATGTACTGCATGGAGATAAGGCATTTTACAAACAATCCGATTATTTAGATGCTACAAGGAGAGATTTTGCCCAAAATAAACCATTGCCCGTGAATTACATATGGAATACTGAAGATAAAACCAGGAGAATAGCAAAGCAAATACTTTCAATTATCATTTTCCCCATAGGGATTTATCAGCTTCTTCATGCTCTCGCAGGAAAAGTAGCTTTATTGCCTGCTTCAAATTCACTCATTATGGCTCTTGCTTACTTCTTTCTTAACGATTTTTCTGAGAGTTCTGTTATATATCTTATTAAAAATTTCGCTAATATAGTTAGGTCAAAGGTTTTTTTAGAGAGTGAATGGAAATATAAACGTATTACCGTCGAAGTGGATGGTTATAAAATAGATGCTGTAATCATGGGAAAAGAGTCCACATTGAATAATCTAAGATGGACGTTAGTGTCTATTGGAAATGGGGAGTTATACGAAGCCACCTTATGTGAAGGGCATGATTTAAAATGTCTTTTACACCAGATTAATAGCAATGCTATAGTGTTTAATTACCCAGGGGTTGGAGCGAGTTCAGGTTTACCTAACAGACAAGCAATGGCAAAAGCTTACCGTGCTATGCTTACCCTCTTAGAAGATCAACAAAAGGGAATAGGGGCCAAAGAAATTATTGGATATGGGCACTCCATTGGTGGTGGCGTCCAAGGTGATGCGCTAAAAACTCATGAATTAAAAAAAGATATTAAATACGTATTTGTTAAAAGCAGGACTTTTTCAGATTTGAGCACAGCAGCCTCTGCTATAACAATCAGGCCATTAGGTTTTTTGGTAAAAATGCTAGGATGGAATATGGGCTCTGTAGAATCTTCAAAAAAGATACAAGTTCCAGAAATTATCATGCAAACAAATTTTGATAAACTGAAGCTCGGATTCAATTCAAAAATCTTTATCCAAAAAGCTGGGAGTAAGTATCATATAGATCTCAAGAAAGCTCAGAAGCTTAGTTGTACAAGCAGTTCACTAGATGATTTAATCAAGGATGATGATGGTGTTATACCAGCTAGTGCTTCATTAGCTAAAGTATTATTAAAAGACAAAGAGTGGTCCCCAAGAGAGAATCAAATATTTATTGGAATACGAGAAAGCCATAATGATCCATTAATTGATCCTTCATTTTTGACGGAACAAATTGAAGCATTACTGGTCTAA
- a CDS encoding peptide ABC transporter substrate-binding protein produces MKYIGIFVLIIMSAFFFFPFIKPKSKELILRLNMRAEPKSMDPRKRGDMRSSQMRFLFFEGLVKMYPDHSIKLAQAKSYEVSEDKLTYTFHLRDTVWSNNTPVTAYDFEQSWKDILDPKFPSTNAQLFSPIKNADAAKKGLVSLDEVGIKAVDAKTLVIILEKPTPYLFKLLSFCTFFPVNIENDRKNPNWDHDAGPNFLCNGPYSLEKWARENQIIAKRNPKYRKTEDLRPEKIIFNIVENDAVTLEMFEKGLIDVIGDALTDIPLEAIPRLEKKWTISREPRSSTILIHINTDKVPFSHPKIRRAFSLAINRQELIGLFGKGIKKNITTEYINTAYQASLAATNLIPPCLKENRYRCFFKDNDIRQAQILLEEGLQELGVGQEIFESVGLCYGQRAPEKNAVIQVLQQQWLKNLGVFIKLECLDFSIMLDRLFRGDYNMSFMRWDETYPDPMSILERFKYKTYGMNFSNWEHPEYIQLLERSFYEEGDTRLQTLEQAEKLLLSEMPVIPLYHADYVYMINPRLPFTIPLWWKDRTLLPLSAEDQRVQQENKYAQKILR; encoded by the coding sequence ATGAAATATATTGGTATTTTTGTTCTTATCATTATGAGCGCATTTTTCTTTTTTCCTTTTATTAAACCTAAAAGCAAGGAGTTAATTCTTCGCCTCAATATGAGAGCTGAACCTAAGTCAATGGATCCACGCAAAAGAGGGGATATGCGCTCGTCACAAATGCGGTTTTTATTTTTTGAAGGACTAGTGAAAATGTATCCAGATCACTCTATAAAGCTTGCTCAAGCCAAATCTTATGAAGTATCCGAAGATAAACTCACCTATACTTTTCATTTGAGAGACACTGTTTGGTCTAATAATACTCCCGTTACCGCTTATGATTTCGAACAATCTTGGAAAGATATTCTTGATCCTAAGTTTCCTTCTACAAACGCGCAGTTATTTTCTCCTATAAAAAATGCAGATGCAGCAAAGAAAGGACTTGTTTCTCTCGATGAAGTGGGTATCAAAGCAGTGGATGCAAAAACCCTTGTGATTATCCTGGAAAAACCTACTCCCTATCTTTTTAAGCTACTTTCTTTCTGTACTTTTTTCCCTGTAAATATTGAAAATGATCGCAAAAACCCTAATTGGGATCATGATGCAGGACCTAACTTCTTATGTAATGGTCCTTATTCTTTAGAAAAGTGGGCTCGAGAAAATCAAATCATTGCTAAACGTAATCCTAAATACCGCAAAACAGAAGATCTACGTCCAGAAAAAATTATTTTTAACATCGTTGAAAATGATGCAGTGACTTTAGAGATGTTTGAAAAAGGTTTAATAGATGTGATTGGAGATGCTTTAACCGATATTCCGCTAGAAGCGATTCCTAGGTTAGAAAAAAAATGGACAATTTCTCGAGAGCCAAGATCATCTACTATACTTATTCACATCAATACTGATAAAGTTCCCTTTAGCCATCCTAAAATTCGTAGAGCATTTAGTCTTGCCATCAATCGTCAAGAATTGATTGGATTATTTGGAAAAGGGATTAAAAAAAATATTACAACAGAGTATATTAATACAGCTTATCAAGCAAGTTTAGCAGCAACAAACCTCATTCCTCCTTGTTTAAAAGAAAATCGCTACCGTTGTTTTTTTAAAGACAATGACATACGTCAAGCGCAAATTTTATTAGAGGAAGGCCTACAAGAACTAGGAGTTGGTCAAGAAATATTTGAATCTGTAGGTCTCTGCTATGGCCAAAGAGCTCCCGAAAAAAATGCAGTAATTCAAGTACTCCAGCAACAATGGTTAAAGAATCTAGGCGTTTTTATTAAGCTAGAGTGTTTGGATTTTAGCATTATGTTAGATCGATTGTTTCGTGGTGACTACAATATGTCTTTTATGCGCTGGGATGAAACATATCCTGACCCAATGAGCATTCTTGAAAGATTTAAATACAAAACCTATGGAATGAATTTCTCAAATTGGGAGCACCCTGAATATATTCAATTGCTTGAACGATCTTTTTACGAAGAAGGAGATACAAGATTACAAACTCTAGAACAAGCGGAAAAACTGCTTTTAAGCGAGATGCCTGTGATTCCTTTATATCATGCAGATTATGTATATATGATAAATCCTCGCTTGCCTTTTACCATACCTCTTTGGTGGAAAGATAGAACACTGTTACCGCTATCTGCTGAAGATCAAAGAGTGCAACAGGAAAATAAATACGCTCAAAAGATTCTTCGTTAA
- the cdsZ gene encoding zinc ribbon domain regulatory protein CdsZ, with translation MLLEELKEILDIQELDMKMIRLMRVKKERVKELSQLEELRKDLYSQITDKEQEIKDFDKSIELLEQKIHDINARIKKLETQQSNVKKADEFNALTQEMTHAERERLAIEQKVSDLVDRKVSEEELLDKIKESLKNSEESSLALEKEIRKSVDLINQEGSTIKEKREQLAGVANSEILRIYERLLHNKKDRVVVPIENRTCSGCHITLTAQHENLVRKGDNLFFCEHCSRIHYWQDSESTEGTAVATKRRRRRV, from the coding sequence ATGCTATTAGAAGAACTCAAGGAAATCTTAGATATTCAAGAGCTTGACATGAAGATGATCCGTCTTATGCGAGTGAAAAAAGAACGCGTTAAGGAATTATCCCAACTTGAAGAATTGCGAAAAGATTTATACTCTCAAATCACAGACAAAGAACAAGAGATTAAAGATTTTGATAAAAGTATCGAACTTCTCGAGCAAAAAATTCACGATATTAACGCTAGGATCAAAAAATTAGAAACGCAACAGAGCAATGTCAAAAAAGCTGATGAGTTTAATGCTCTTACACAAGAGATGACCCATGCAGAAAGAGAGCGTCTTGCTATTGAGCAAAAGGTTTCTGATCTAGTAGATCGAAAGGTATCAGAAGAAGAGCTTTTAGATAAGATTAAAGAGAGCTTAAAAAACTCCGAAGAGAGCAGCTTGGCTTTGGAAAAAGAGATCCGGAAAAGTGTGGATTTAATCAATCAAGAAGGATCTACCATTAAAGAGAAAAGAGAGCAGCTTGCAGGTGTTGCTAACTCTGAAATTTTACGCATCTATGAAAGATTATTGCATAATAAAAAAGATCGTGTAGTAGTTCCTATTGAAAATCGCACATGTAGTGGTTGCCATATCACCCTTACCGCACAACATGAAAATTTAGTACGCAAAGGAGATAATCTCTTTTTTTGCGAGCATTGCTCACGCATCCATTATTGGCAAGATAGTGAGTCTACCGAAGGTACAGCTGTTGCCACTAAACGTCGACGTCGACGCGTTTAA
- a CDS encoding DEAD/DEAH box helicase, with the protein MPEFSFSQKNLTKARQLLLEQSVKKILFSEATYQIEIFDKESTHSFSPFLHIDDQGKILEGFCSCDEAEETQSCAHLAAAYLTIFNGNQQPLHVRFRHSFWNCLCQIFCNRHGYETNVLRKKEKVYEIKSSTNKLLFRIEPLTAAAKKYLHILFFERTIETEETSLKFSNLTFDELQLWKEGNPSHRLKYELCFWSDLAKWLMLLQESKKPYAISFEERENHLPDWLTIQFTSLLKIKCYLSEAHWPQLIPVLKTIDSPLIAHGQPYSYIRAIHYNEVDKKLFIEMDRSQKQQQEEKAKGISVGDFVFISKKGFFPATIDPIFEQKEISAQKIGKIFFKHTPILQRFLNKPIHAGNNRIQYDLFFDAEERLHIECYLFEKKDLQKKSSARFGSWVYLEKKGFFQVENWLFDGVTKIIERVDVSEFVSQHRAWLNNFPLFQTHVYTIESQLRFFVTTSRQLRFEAAIEMLEAEDKISDFGSWIYVKDQGFFAKRTQLQAGSIHSGLTIEKDRIAEFIQMHREELENIKGFFSPICPILKSGYKISLENEQIFVQSVMHFLPEYQDKNVQVFDEFTYVENQGFHETAFEWRLKKKYMPSTFIPKEQEANFILYDLDTLVDQIIILQKELTKPHSLQVEIRNLEHIKKKARFQWRMQLVFISELGEVDAKEIWQAIMENRPYLFTSAGLIILKQSRFNWLKAIRKQQWDAKSFLKCTTLDWLQLTVFEEIKAPEGRSTQALQTRKWLESISQFETQTLIDLTGFQSRLRAYQETGVNWLWFLYTYGLSGMLCDEMGLGKTHQAMGLIAAVFNYLQKRAKFLVACPTSVIYHWEELLKRFLPEVRVLTFYGAGRNFDLFTTQADLLLTSYGVLRSEKTLLSHYTFDLIVFDEVQNAKNSQSQTHKALKTLNAHMRLGLTGTPIENSLLELRSLFEVIVPGYLPQEAHFKHLFVNPIEKGQDQARKALLKRLVDPFILRRKKKEVLLELPEKIEEISYCDLSEEQKNLYKAAFFQQKNQLMQQIKDEKKPLPYLHVFALLSTLKQICDHPCLINKQFDEFHKHQSGKWDLFVQLLQETRDSGQKLVVFSQYLNMLNLIEKYLKEQNIGFAGIRGSTRNRKEMLDRFKQDPTCVVFVASLQAAGVGVDLVSASVVIHYDRWWNPARENQATDRVHRIGQNRGVQVFKLVTKNTIEEHIHKLIEKKQALMEGVIEFTDQDQIKKLNREELIHLIHLIDQDVKKI; encoded by the coding sequence ATGCCTGAATTTTCTTTTTCACAAAAAAATCTAACAAAAGCTAGACAGCTATTGTTAGAACAGTCTGTTAAAAAAATTTTATTTTCAGAAGCGACCTATCAAATAGAAATATTTGATAAAGAAAGTACGCATTCTTTCTCACCCTTTTTACATATAGATGATCAAGGAAAAATCCTAGAAGGATTTTGTTCCTGTGATGAAGCCGAAGAGACTCAGTCCTGTGCGCATCTTGCTGCTGCGTACTTAACTATTTTTAATGGGAATCAGCAACCTCTACATGTGCGTTTTCGTCATAGCTTTTGGAATTGCTTATGTCAAATTTTTTGTAATCGACATGGGTATGAGACAAATGTGTTACGAAAAAAGGAAAAGGTTTATGAAATCAAATCATCTACGAATAAACTTCTTTTTCGTATAGAGCCTTTAACAGCTGCAGCTAAAAAATATTTGCACATACTTTTTTTTGAACGAACGATTGAAACAGAGGAAACCTCCCTTAAATTTTCTAATTTGACTTTCGATGAATTGCAATTGTGGAAAGAAGGAAATCCTAGTCATCGGCTAAAATATGAGCTGTGTTTTTGGTCTGATCTTGCAAAATGGTTAATGCTGCTTCAGGAGAGTAAAAAGCCCTATGCCATTTCTTTTGAAGAAAGGGAAAATCACCTTCCCGATTGGCTAACTATTCAATTTACTAGTTTATTAAAGATAAAATGCTATCTTTCAGAGGCCCATTGGCCGCAGTTAATTCCTGTTTTAAAAACAATAGATTCACCGCTGATTGCTCATGGACAACCCTATTCCTACATTCGAGCCATTCATTATAATGAAGTGGACAAAAAACTTTTCATCGAAATGGATCGATCTCAAAAGCAGCAACAAGAAGAAAAAGCTAAGGGGATTTCTGTTGGAGATTTTGTCTTTATTTCTAAGAAAGGATTTTTCCCCGCTACAATAGATCCTATTTTTGAACAAAAGGAAATTTCTGCACAAAAAATAGGGAAAATATTTTTTAAACACACACCCATTTTACAAAGGTTTTTAAATAAACCAATCCATGCGGGTAATAATCGTATTCAATATGATCTTTTTTTTGATGCAGAAGAGAGACTGCATATTGAATGCTATCTCTTTGAAAAAAAAGATCTACAAAAAAAATCCTCTGCACGATTTGGCAGTTGGGTTTATCTAGAAAAAAAAGGATTTTTTCAAGTAGAGAATTGGTTGTTTGATGGTGTTACAAAAATTATCGAAAGGGTTGATGTTTCAGAATTTGTTTCCCAACATAGAGCGTGGCTTAATAATTTTCCTCTCTTTCAAACACATGTCTATACCATTGAATCTCAATTGCGCTTCTTTGTGACAACATCAAGGCAGCTACGGTTTGAAGCAGCTATCGAGATGCTTGAGGCAGAGGATAAAATCAGTGATTTCGGATCATGGATTTATGTAAAAGATCAAGGATTTTTTGCTAAGCGCACTCAGCTGCAAGCAGGTTCTATCCATTCAGGATTAACGATTGAAAAAGACCGGATTGCAGAATTTATTCAGATGCATCGAGAAGAATTAGAAAATATTAAAGGATTTTTTTCTCCTATCTGTCCCATTCTAAAAAGTGGATATAAAATTAGTCTGGAAAATGAGCAAATTTTTGTACAATCCGTTATGCATTTTTTACCCGAGTATCAGGATAAAAATGTGCAAGTTTTCGATGAATTTACCTATGTGGAAAATCAAGGATTTCACGAGACTGCTTTTGAGTGGCGATTAAAGAAAAAATACATGCCCAGCACTTTTATTCCTAAAGAGCAAGAGGCTAATTTTATCTTGTACGATTTAGATACTTTAGTAGACCAGATTATTATTTTACAAAAGGAATTAACTAAACCACATTCTCTACAAGTAGAAATACGTAATTTAGAACATATAAAAAAAAAGGCCCGCTTTCAATGGCGTATGCAGCTTGTATTTATTAGTGAACTTGGGGAAGTAGATGCAAAAGAGATTTGGCAAGCAATCATGGAAAATCGTCCTTATCTTTTTACATCAGCTGGCCTTATCATCTTGAAACAATCTCGCTTTAATTGGTTAAAAGCGATTCGTAAACAGCAATGGGATGCAAAATCTTTTCTAAAATGTACAACATTAGATTGGTTGCAATTAACCGTTTTTGAAGAGATAAAAGCTCCAGAAGGGAGGTCTACACAAGCGCTACAGACTAGAAAATGGCTGGAGAGTATTTCTCAATTTGAAACGCAAACCCTGATAGATCTAACTGGATTTCAAAGTAGGCTACGGGCTTATCAGGAAACAGGAGTCAATTGGCTTTGGTTTTTATATACCTATGGGCTCTCAGGGATGCTTTGCGATGAGATGGGTCTTGGTAAAACGCATCAAGCTATGGGCCTTATTGCTGCTGTATTTAATTATTTACAAAAAAGAGCTAAGTTTTTAGTAGCTTGCCCTACTTCGGTTATTTACCATTGGGAAGAATTATTAAAAAGATTTTTGCCAGAGGTACGAGTTCTCACTTTCTATGGAGCAGGGCGCAATTTTGATCTTTTTACAACGCAAGCAGACCTTTTATTAACTTCTTATGGCGTATTGCGTAGTGAAAAAACCCTTCTTTCTCATTACACCTTTGACCTGATCGTTTTTGATGAGGTACAAAATGCCAAAAATTCCCAATCACAAACGCATAAAGCATTGAAAACTCTTAATGCGCATATGCGTCTTGGATTAACCGGAACGCCTATTGAAAATAGTTTATTAGAGCTAAGATCCTTATTTGAAGTGATTGTGCCGGGGTATTTACCCCAAGAAGCTCACTTTAAACATCTATTTGTTAATCCGATTGAAAAAGGACAAGACCAAGCCAGAAAAGCGCTGCTCAAACGGTTAGTCGATCCTTTTATTTTACGGCGTAAGAAAAAAGAAGTATTATTAGAGCTACCGGAAAAAATTGAAGAGATTTCTTATTGCGATCTTTCTGAAGAGCAAAAAAATCTGTATAAAGCTGCTTTTTTTCAACAAAAAAATCAACTTATGCAGCAAATAAAAGACGAAAAGAAACCACTTCCCTATTTGCATGTATTTGCTTTGTTATCCACTCTAAAGCAGATCTGCGATCATCCCTGTCTCATCAATAAACAATTCGATGAATTCCATAAACATCAGTCAGGAAAATGGGATTTATTTGTCCAACTATTGCAAGAGACAAGAGATAGTGGACAAAAACTTGTAGTGTTTTCGCAATACCTAAATATGCTTAACCTTATTGAAAAATATCTCAAAGAACAGAATATTGGCTTTGCGGGTATTAGAGGAAGTACGCGTAATCGCAAAGAGATGCTCGATAGATTTAAGCAAGACCCTACTTGCGTTGTTTTTGTTGCTTCTCTACAAGCAGCAGGTGTTGGAGTAGATCTTGTGTCTGCATCTGTTGTGATTCATTACGATCGTTGGTGGAATCCAGCACGTGAAAATCAAGCAACCGATCGCGTACATCGTATTGGTCAAAATCGAGGAGTGCAAGTATTTAAATTAGTCACTAAAAACACCATTGAAGAGCACATTCACAAGTTGATCGAAAAAAAGCAAGCGCTTATGGAAGGGGTTATTGAGTTCACAGACCAGGATCAAATCAAAAAACTAAACCGCGAAGAATTAATTCATTTGATTCACTTAATCGATCAAGATGTAAAAAAAATATGA
- a CDS encoding ATP-dependent Clp protease proteolytic subunit encodes MSLVSQRQEANQKFPLGSLDDKIDEVLLKSRRIFFCDAVDSSTARNAIRKLWYLELMDPGKPILFIINSPGGSVDAGFAVWDQVKMITSPVTTLVTGIAASMGSVLSLCAAPGKRFATPHSRFMIHQPSIHSVIRGQATDLEIQAREILKTRRGIVDIYVEATGKQAEEIDKALDRDMWMSADEALEFGLLDKVVSSYQDLEA; translated from the coding sequence ATGTCGTTAGTGAGCCAAAGGCAAGAAGCGAATCAGAAGTTCCCTTTAGGATCGCTCGATGATAAGATTGATGAGGTACTGCTTAAATCTAGAAGGATCTTCTTTTGTGATGCTGTAGATAGCAGTACTGCTCGCAATGCAATTCGCAAGTTATGGTACTTGGAGTTAATGGACCCAGGTAAGCCTATTTTATTTATTATTAATTCACCCGGTGGGTCAGTTGATGCGGGTTTTGCCGTTTGGGATCAGGTTAAGATGATCACTTCACCTGTGACAACGCTTGTCACAGGGATTGCTGCTTCTATGGGTTCTGTTTTAAGTTTATGTGCTGCTCCTGGAAAACGCTTTGCAACTCCCCATTCCCGTTTTATGATTCACCAACCTTCTATCCATTCCGTGATTCGCGGACAAGCGACAGATTTGGAAATCCAAGCAAGAGAAATCTTAAAAACTAGAAGGGGAATTGTAGATATTTACGTAGAAGCAACAGGAAAGCAAGCGGAAGAGATCGATAAAGCACTAGATCGTGATATGTGGATGAGTGCAGATGAAGCCTTAGAATTTGGTTTACTTGATAAAGTGGTTTCTAGCTATCAAGATTTAGAAGCGTGA